Proteins from one Sabethes cyaneus chromosome 2, idSabCyanKW18_F2, whole genome shotgun sequence genomic window:
- the LOC128735523 gene encoding uncharacterized protein LOC128735523: protein MKQRARSNSSSSRRVKSKTRSSKEIKTYKIPQAKLERALEFLHSKPTPARNHVRPCHGNIANRVGYNRKLDRSMFDTANLQEVASLCAEREQWPELMKTVAIMCEDPHYQDVHAILRNALFAIIADPTLNDPSYLEAYLYSNPVCKNPGDISYCIDMILEVFQGITVRLKRRYTVRDETPQITRYSTRSMQQSKDKTSEI from the exons ATGAAGCAACGAGCGAGATCGAACAGCAGTTCCTCACGACGTGTAAAATCCAAAACCCGTTCATCTAAGGAGATCAAAACCTACAAGATtccacaagccaaactggaaagaGCACTCGAGTTTCTACATTCCAAACCGACACCGGCACGTAATCACGTTAGGCCTTGTCATGGAAACATCGCAAACCGTGTCGGCTACAATCGCAAACTAGATAGGAGTATGTTCGATACAGCTAACTTGCAGGAAGTTGCAAGTCTCTGTGCCGAACGAGAGCAATGGCCGGAACTTATGAAAACCGTGGCAATCATGTGCGAAGATCCACACTATCAAGACGTTCATGCAATTCTAAGG AATGCCCTTTTTGCCATAATTGCAGATCCGACTTTGAACGATCCATCGTACCTGGAAGCTTATTTGTATTCTAACCCGGTTTGCAAGAATCCGGGAGATATCAGCTACTGCATAGATATGATTTTGGAGGTTTTCCAGGGCATTACGGTACGACTTAAACGACGATACACTGTTCGTGATGAAACGCCTCAAATTACACGATACTCCACTAGAAGTATGCAACAATCGAAAGATAAAACGAgcgaaatatga
- the LOC128735544 gene encoding nitrilase and fragile histidine triad fusion protein NitFhit isoform X1: protein MYTRFSCRFSKLLKFSFDQLFDPVNSRNLSSMRTMDNPKIAIAQMRSTNDKQHNLNQVINIVEKAKDQDAKFVFFPECCDYVGNNREETLKLSEPLTGPTVNKYAQLAKENDLWISFGGVHEAILNGNADDEKVENIYNTHIVVDNRGTIVGKYRKLHMFNVVTPEFKFRESETVRSGSELVPPIETPIGRLGMQICYDVRFSEASTLLRKQGAEIITYPSAFAVSTGRAHWEVLLRARAIENQCFVIAAAQIGFHNKKRESYGHAMVVDPWGVVLGEAGQQDLDVVVTTLNYDRLGSVRQNMPCFEHRRDDIYNLSCRDALAGPPLLEQKYLFGGFDIPKETVFFSSEHSFAFVNIRCVVPGHVLVSTKRSAARLPDLTPAEINDFFQTVCKVQKVAEKLYDATSSTVTVQDGPEAGQTVQQVHCHVMPRHVGDFPENDQIYGELNRHDKEPERPRRTHEVMVAEADRFRESFVNLGL, encoded by the exons ATGTATACCCGATTTTCGTGTAGATTCAGCAAACTGCTGAAGTTCTCGTTCGATCAGCTGTTTGATCCAGTAAATTCTCGCAACCTGAGCAGTATGAGAACTATGGACAATCCAAAAATTGCAATCGCTCAGATGCGATCGACTAATGACAAACAGCATAATTTAAATCAGGTGATAAACATCGTCGAAAAAGCAAAAGATCAGGATGCCAAG tttgtttTCTTTCCGGAATGTTGTGATTACGTGGGTAATAACCGAGAAGAAACACTAAAGCTATCGGAACCTTTGACTGGACCAACGGTAAACAAATATGCACAACTTGCCAAAGAAAACGATCTCTGGATTTCGTTCGGTGGGGTTCACGAGGCAATCTTGAATGGCAATGCTGATGATGAAAAGGTTGAAAACATCTATAATACTCACATCGTAGTTGACAATCGGGGGACGATAGTGGGCAAATATCGCAAACTACATATGTTCAATGTAGTAACGCCAGAGTTCAAATTCCGAGAATCAGAAACGGTGCGCTCCGGCAGTGAACTGGTTCCGCCGATTGAAACACCGATAGGTAGGCTGGGAATGCAGATC TGTTACGACGTACGTTTTTCAGAAGCGAGCACCCTTCTGCGGAAACAAGGAGCAGAGATAATAACCTATCCGTCTGCATTTGCCGTGTCCACGGGTAGAGCTCACTGGGAAGTGCTGCTGCGAGCTCGCGCTATCGAAAATCAGTGCTTTGTGATAGCGGCAGCTCAGATCGGGTTTCACAACAAAAAACGCGAAAGCTATGGCCATGCTATGGTTGTTGATCCCTGGGGAGTTGTCCTGGGGGAAGCCGGTCAGCAAGATCTGGACGTCGTTGTTACGACTCTAAACTATGATCGGCTGGGTAGCGTAAGGCAGAATATGCCCTGCTTTGAACACCGTCGTGATGACATTTACAATTTGTCCTGTCGCGATGCACTAGCAGGACCGCCATTGCTGGAGCAAAAATATCTATTTGGAGGATTCGATATACCAAAAGAGACGGTTTTCTTCTCATCGGAGCATAGTTTCGCATTTGTCAACATCCGATGTGTCGTTCCGGGTC ACGTTCTAGTGTCCACAAAACGTTCGGCAGCTCGACTTCCCGATTTGACACCAGCAGAAATCAACGACTTTTTCCAGACCGTTTGTAAAGTTCAAAAAGTGGCAGAAAAGTTGTACGATGCCACATCGTCGACGGTGACCGTACAGGATGGACCTGAAGCGGGTCAAACAGTGCAACAGGTACACTGCCACGTGATGCCTCGCCATGTGGGTGATTTTCCGGAAAATGACCAAATTTACGGTGAGCTCAACCGGCACGATAAAGAACCGGAACGGCCGAGGCGAACACATGAAGTGATGGTAGCCGAAGCGGATAGGTTTCGGGAGAGTTTTGTTAACCTGGGCTTATGA
- the LOC128735544 gene encoding nitrilase and fragile histidine triad fusion protein NitFhit isoform X2, with the protein MYTRFSCRFSKLLKFSFDQLFDPVNSRNLSSMRTMDNPKIAIAQMRSTNDKQHNLNQVINIVEKAKDQDAKFVFFPECCDYVGNNREETLKLSEPLTGPTVNKYAQLAKENDLWISFGGVHEAILNGNADDEKVENIYNTHIVVDNRGTIVGKYRKLHMFNVVTPEFKFRESETVRSGSELVPPIETPIGRLGMQICYDVRFSEASTLLRKQGAEIITYPSAFAVSTGRAHWEVLLRARAIENQCFVIAAAQIGFHNKKRESYGHAMVVDPWGVVLGEAGQQDLDVVVTTLNYDRLGSVRQNMPCFEHRRDDIYNLSCRDALAGPPLLEQKYLFGGFDIPKETVFFSSEHSFAFVNIRCVVPGHVLVTLKRPAFRLPDLTPAEINDFFQTICKVQKVAEKLYGVTSTTVTVQDGPDAGQTVNHVHCHILPRRKGDFSEKRQFYNELRRHDKDPTKPKRSPEEMNAEAKMFREEFLRMQ; encoded by the exons ATGTATACCCGATTTTCGTGTAGATTCAGCAAACTGCTGAAGTTCTCGTTCGATCAGCTGTTTGATCCAGTAAATTCTCGCAACCTGAGCAGTATGAGAACTATGGACAATCCAAAAATTGCAATCGCTCAGATGCGATCGACTAATGACAAACAGCATAATTTAAATCAGGTGATAAACATCGTCGAAAAAGCAAAAGATCAGGATGCCAAG tttgtttTCTTTCCGGAATGTTGTGATTACGTGGGTAATAACCGAGAAGAAACACTAAAGCTATCGGAACCTTTGACTGGACCAACGGTAAACAAATATGCACAACTTGCCAAAGAAAACGATCTCTGGATTTCGTTCGGTGGGGTTCACGAGGCAATCTTGAATGGCAATGCTGATGATGAAAAGGTTGAAAACATCTATAATACTCACATCGTAGTTGACAATCGGGGGACGATAGTGGGCAAATATCGCAAACTACATATGTTCAATGTAGTAACGCCAGAGTTCAAATTCCGAGAATCAGAAACGGTGCGCTCCGGCAGTGAACTGGTTCCGCCGATTGAAACACCGATAGGTAGGCTGGGAATGCAGATC TGTTACGACGTACGTTTTTCAGAAGCGAGCACCCTTCTGCGGAAACAAGGAGCAGAGATAATAACCTATCCGTCTGCATTTGCCGTGTCCACGGGTAGAGCTCACTGGGAAGTGCTGCTGCGAGCTCGCGCTATCGAAAATCAGTGCTTTGTGATAGCGGCAGCTCAGATCGGGTTTCACAACAAAAAACGCGAAAGCTATGGCCATGCTATGGTTGTTGATCCCTGGGGAGTTGTCCTGGGGGAAGCCGGTCAGCAAGATCTGGACGTCGTTGTTACGACTCTAAACTATGATCGGCTGGGTAGCGTAAGGCAGAATATGCCCTGCTTTGAACACCGTCGTGATGACATTTACAATTTGTCCTGTCGCGATGCACTAGCAGGACCGCCATTGCTGGAGCAAAAATATCTATTTGGAGGATTCGATATACCAAAAGAGACGGTTTTCTTCTCATCGGAGCATAGTTTCGCATTTGTCAACATCCGATGTGTCGTTCCGGGTC ATGTTCTAGTGACCCTGAAGCGTCCTGCATTTCGGTTACCCGACCTAACACCGGCGGAAATTAACGATTTTTTCCAGACCATCTGTAAAGTTCAGAAAGTGGCAGAAAAATTATACGGAGTCACATCGACTACGGTAACCGTACAGGATGGGCCAGATGCTGGCCAAACGGTAAATCATGTGCACTGTCATATTTTGCCTAGGCGTAAGGGTGATTTTTCCGAAAAGCGTCAATTCTATAACGAGCTCAGACGGCATGATAAAGATCCAACGAAACCCAAACGATCCCCAGAAGAAATGAATGCCGAAGCGAAAATGTTTCGAGAAGAATTCCTGCGAATGCAATGA